From a single Phragmites australis chromosome 7, lpPhrAust1.1, whole genome shotgun sequence genomic region:
- the LOC133924265 gene encoding serine/threonine-protein kinase-like protein CCR4, which translates to MSPPPPYLLLLSFLALLVLFPPLLLASSSFPLPTIAIAAVGANATSRNHLACALVPTAGAGYELSCASVANRSAQPHNYSYGVGGSTPFSAVVAGDGYLCSAGPTESQTISMRWWDLNKREAPSKRVYWGAALSAVSGGGEYVCGLVEQRIKCWRWTSGVLPEGVGFSAVAVGGGFVCGLVAGTGEVRCYGDADAVGREPRGRHALLAAGERHACAVKAGSGEVVCWGEAAALAAAAPSPRVVGRAVSSVAVGDAVTCVLWGNWTVACWPEEVAAVPPSVARQQFVALEAKGKVVCGVLMSDYSLVCWGGGVAGGMSKVFDRVLPGPCAPSASCPCGVWSGSAPLCGGEGGAAICYPCGYTPPPMALTPTSNSSAPISQSRGKRRPSDLVIALISAGIGSGFMAIFAAILVVYCLRRRLGSSTQDSGRIHAEPTGPAPRVERRLSALLSKGPNTTVEQFPLVSLRAATGGFSPSHRIGSGSFGTVYRASLPDGREVAIKRAEHRDPSAPSSSSAAARRVNHEAAFVSELTLLSRVNHKNLVRLLGFCADGGERILVYEFMPNGTLHDHLHKRAAPLSPPLASWPARLRLALGAARAIEYMHTYAVPPIIHRDIKSPNILLDTSWTAKVSDFGLSLLNDLSVDGDDNASDDEPCVTAGTVGYMDPEYYRLQHLTDKSDVYSFGVVLLELLSGCKVIQRFEGSGTPKNVVDVTVPHIEADRVHRVLDIRLPLPTPGEMEAVAYVGYLAADCVRPAGRDRPTMSEVVGVLERAVAACEEQDDGGDAVLSRSGTDGSTT; encoded by the coding sequence ATGTCTCCACCTCCACCCTACCTCCTCCTCCTAAGCTTCCTCGCTCTCCTTGTCCTCTTTCCAcctctcctcctcgcctcctcctccttcccgcTCCCCACCATCGCCATCGCTGCCGTTGGCGCTAACGCCACCTCCAGGAACCACCTCGCGTGCGCGCTCGTGCCCACTGCTGGGGCGGGGTACGAGCTTTCCTGCGCCAGCGTCGCCAACCGCTCCGCCCAGCCCCACAACTACTCTTACGGAGTCGGCGGCAGCACGCCGTTCTCagccgtcgtcgccggcgaTGGGTACCTCTGCTCCGCCGGACCGACCGAGTCCCAGACGATATCCATGCGGTGGTGGGACCTGAACAAAAGGGAGGCGCCGTCGAAGCGGGTGTACTGGGGCGCGGCGCTGTCCGCGGTGTCAGGCGGCGGGGAGTACGTGTGCGGGCTCGTGGAGCAGAGGATAAAGTGCTGGAGGTGGACGTCCGGGGTGTTACCGGAGGGTGTGGGGTtctcggcggtggcggtgggcgGGGGCTTCGTGTGCGGGCTGGTGGCAGGGACCGGCGAGGTGAGGTGTTACGGGGACGCGGACGCGGTGGGGCGGGAGCCGAGGGGGAGGCACGCCCTGCTGGCGGCGGGGGAGAGACACGCGTGCGCAGTGAAGGCGGGAAGCGGTGAGGTGGTGTGCtggggggaggcggcggcgttgGCGGCCGCGGCGCCGTCGCCAAGGGTAGTGGGGCGCGCGGTGTCATCGGTGGCGGTGGGCGACGCGGTCACGTGCGTGCTGTGGGGGAACTGGACGGTCGCGTGCTGgccggaggaggtggcggcggtgccgccgtcggtggcgcGGCAGCAGTTCGTTGCGCTGGAGGCCAAGGGGAAGGTGGTGTGCGGGGTGCTCATGTCCGACTACTCGCTGGTGTGCTGGGGCGGAGGCGTGGCGGGCGGGATGAGCAAGGTGTTCGACCGGGTCCTGCCGGGACCGTGCGCGCCGTCGGCGTCGTGCCCGTGCGGCGTCTGGTCGGGCTCCGCGCCTCTCTGTGGCGGCGAAGGGGGTGCGGCCATCTGCTACCCCTGCGGTTACACTCCGCCGCCGATGGCGCTGACGCCGACTTCCAATTCGTCGGCGCCGATCTCTCAGTCGAGggggaagcggcggccgagcgATCTGGTGATCGCGTTGATCAGCGCTGGAATCGGCTCAGGATTCATGGCCATCTTCGCCGCGATATTGGTGGTTTATtgcctgcgccggcgcctggGCAGCAGCACTCAGGACTCTGGGCGCATCCACGCTGAGCCGACGGGCCCGGCGCCGCGCGTGGAGCGGCGGCTCAGCGCGCTGCTTTCCAAGGGCCCGAACACGACGGTGGAGCAGTTCCCCCTGGTGTCGCTCCGGGCCGCCACGGGCGGCTTCTCGCCGTCCCACCGCATCGGCTCCGGCAGCTTCGGCACCGTGTACCGTGCGTCCCTCCCCGACGGCCGCGAGGTCGCCATCAAGCGTGCAGAGCACCGCGACCCCAGCgccccgtcgtcctcctccgccgcggcgCGCCGTGTCAACCACGAGGCGGCTTTTGTCTCTGAGCTCACGCTCCTCTCCCGCGTGAACCACAAGAACCTCGTCCGCCTCCTTGGCTTCTGCGCCGACGGCGGCGAGCGCATCCTTGTCTACGAGTTCATGCCCAATGGCACCCTCCACGACCACCTCCACAAGCGTGCTGCCCCGCTCTCCCCGCCGCTCGCCTCCTGGCCAGCGCGCCTGCGCCTCGCCCTCGGCGCCGCGCGCGCCATCGAGTACATGCATACCTACGCCGTGCCGCCCATCATCCACCGCGACATCAAGTCCCCCAACATCCTCCTCGACACCTCCTGGACCGCCAAGGTCTCAGACTTCGGCCTCTCGTTGCTCAACGATCTGAGTGTCGACGGCGATGACAATGCTAGCGACGACGAGCCATGCGTgacggccggcacggtggggtACATGGACCCGGAGTACTACCGACTGCAGCACCTGACGGACAAGagcgacgtgtacagcttcgggGTGGTGCTGCTCGAGCTGCTCTCCGGGTGCAAGGTGATACAGAGGTTCGAGGGGAGCGGCACGCCCAAGAACGTCGTCGACGTCACCGTGCCGCACATCGAGGCGGACCGCGTGCATCGGGTGCTCGACATCCGGCTGCCGCTGCCGACGCCAGGGGAAATGGAGGCCGTCGCCTACGTCGGGTACCTGGCAGCCGACTGCGTCAGACCGGCCGGGCGCGACCGGCCCACCATGAGCGAGGTAGTCGGCGTGCTGGAGCGGGCCGTGGCAGCATGCGAGGAGCAGGACGACGGCGGCGATGCAGTGCTGTCGAGGTCGGGCACGGATGGGTCGACGACGTGA